A single region of the Saprospiraceae bacterium genome encodes:
- a CDS encoding pyridoxamine 5'-phosphate oxidase family protein: protein MENFPKTERNTVKRVPKRGHYDKATVYEILDAGFIAHVGFSIDGQPFVIPTAYGRNGDQIYLHGATTSRMIQHLQGGAPVCITVTFIDGIVLARSVFHHSVNYRSAVVFGTARLASEEEKMKALEIVTEHIHKGRWAEARIPNAIELKATSVLVVDIEQGSAKIRTGPPSDDKEDYELPIWAGVIPMQTVYGSPEADPQLAAGIPLSPSVERFG, encoded by the coding sequence ATGGAAAATTTTCCGAAAACAGAACGAAATACGGTAAAAAGGGTACCTAAACGAGGGCATTACGACAAGGCCACGGTATATGAAATATTAGACGCCGGGTTTATCGCTCACGTCGGTTTTTCGATAGATGGGCAACCCTTTGTGATCCCAACGGCCTATGGCCGAAACGGTGACCAAATTTATTTGCATGGCGCAACGACCAGTCGGATGATTCAGCATCTCCAAGGTGGCGCTCCAGTCTGTATTACTGTGACCTTTATCGATGGCATTGTTCTCGCCCGTTCCGTATTCCACCATTCTGTCAATTATCGATCTGCCGTCGTCTTTGGAACGGCCAGACTGGCCTCGGAGGAGGAGAAAATGAAAGCTTTGGAAATCGTCACCGAACATATCCACAAAGGCCGCTGGGCAGAAGCCAGGATTCCTAATGCTATAGAGCTCAAGGCAACCTCCGTGTTGGTCGTAGACATCGAGCAGGGCTCCGCTAAAATCCGCACCGGCCCCCCTTCAGACGATAAGGAGGATTATGAATTGCCCATCTGGGCGGGTGTCATCCCTATGCAAACGGTGTATGGGTCGCCTGAGGCTGATCCGCAGTTGGCAGCGGGGATTCCCTTGTCGCCTAGTGTGGAGAGGTTTGGTTAG
- a CDS encoding DinB family protein, translating into MKKRPESNEYNPYYETYIGKVGDGDILSILSQQSKTIPAFFQGLAAKHWDYRYANDKWTIKEVLLHIIDAERVFAYRALRVGRHDTTPLPGFDQDPFVLYSNANERSPASLLAEYAAVREASLQLFANLPADAWEQLGRASDSPISPLALAYIIAGHEVHHVKIIKERYL; encoded by the coding sequence ATGAAAAAAAGACCTGAAAGCAATGAATACAACCCCTATTATGAGACCTATATAGGCAAAGTAGGGGACGGTGATATTCTATCTATCCTTTCTCAACAAAGCAAAACTATCCCGGCTTTTTTTCAAGGTTTAGCTGCAAAGCACTGGGATTACCGTTATGCAAATGACAAGTGGACCATCAAGGAAGTTTTACTGCATATCATCGATGCCGAAAGGGTATTTGCCTACCGGGCACTAAGGGTAGGCAGGCATGATACTACGCCATTGCCTGGATTTGACCAAGATCCTTTTGTCTTATATTCTAATGCCAACGAGAGAAGTCCAGCTTCCCTTCTGGCGGAGTACGCAGCAGTAAGGGAAGCCAGTTTGCAGCTTTTCGCTAATTTACCTGCTGACGCCTGGGAGCAGTTGGGCAGGGCGAGTGACTCACCGATCAGCCCCCTGGCCTTGGCTTATATCATTGCGGGCCATGAAGTGCACCATGTAAAGATCATTAAAGAGCGGTATTTGTAA
- the gpmI gene encoding 2,3-bisphosphoglycerate-independent phosphoglycerate mutase: MKNNHVLLVILDGWGHGPNAAVSAIAQANTPFVDSLYEKYPHSELITYGEEVGLPDGQMGNSEVGHLNIGAGRVVYQELARINKAVRDGSLAENKVLVAGMEYALREDKALHLFGLVSDGGVHSHINHLKALCDIAEQKGLKKVYIHAFMDGRDTDPRGGLQYLKTLLAHTQNLSAQLATVIGRYYAMDRDKRWERVKLTYDLLVKGDGEPTEDVLELIQQRYEAGETDEFLKPIQCMGKDGAPLPAIQDGDAVLCFNFRTDRPREISEVLTQRDLPEFGMKKLRLYYMTMTRYDDTYEHVHVLFTKDDLKNTLGEVLSAAGKTQVRIAETEKYPHVTFFFSGGREAAFPGERRIMIPSPKVATYDLKPEMSANELTEAIVADINTNQPDFICLNYANTDMVGHTGVFSAAVKAAETVDKCVEQLITTALAHDYTAIIIADHGNSDYMINEDGSPNTAHTKNPVPCIFVRKDTRGIQLKNGKLGDLAPTILHLFDLPVPAEMDGELLVQGDN; encoded by the coding sequence ATGAAGAATAATCACGTCCTTTTAGTCATTTTAGACGGCTGGGGTCATGGCCCAAATGCCGCAGTTAGCGCCATTGCTCAGGCCAATACCCCATTTGTGGATAGTTTATATGAAAAATATCCACACTCCGAACTTATTACCTATGGTGAAGAAGTGGGCTTGCCTGACGGCCAAATGGGCAATTCAGAGGTAGGCCATCTCAATATCGGAGCGGGCAGGGTAGTGTACCAGGAATTAGCCCGGATCAATAAGGCTGTTAGGGATGGCAGTCTGGCCGAGAATAAAGTATTGGTAGCTGGAATGGAATATGCCTTGCGAGAAGACAAGGCCCTACACCTTTTCGGATTGGTCTCAGACGGCGGTGTACATTCTCATATCAACCACTTGAAAGCCTTGTGCGATATTGCGGAGCAAAAAGGGCTCAAGAAGGTCTATATCCATGCCTTTATGGATGGCAGGGATACCGATCCTAGAGGCGGGTTGCAGTACCTGAAAACACTTTTGGCGCATACGCAAAACTTGTCAGCTCAACTGGCAACGGTTATTGGTAGATATTACGCTATGGACCGGGATAAGCGCTGGGAAAGGGTGAAATTGACCTATGATCTGCTCGTGAAAGGGGATGGTGAACCAACGGAGGATGTCCTGGAACTCATTCAGCAGCGCTATGAAGCTGGCGAAACAGATGAGTTTTTAAAGCCTATCCAGTGCATGGGGAAAGATGGAGCGCCCTTGCCTGCTATTCAGGATGGGGATGCCGTGCTTTGTTTTAACTTCAGAACTGATCGCCCACGTGAAATTAGCGAAGTCCTCACGCAAAGGGACCTGCCGGAATTTGGCATGAAAAAACTGCGCTTGTATTATATGACGATGACGCGATATGATGATACATACGAGCATGTTCATGTTTTATTCACAAAAGATGACCTGAAAAATACCTTGGGCGAGGTATTGTCTGCCGCAGGAAAAACGCAGGTGCGCATCGCCGAGACGGAAAAGTATCCACATGTCACCTTCTTTTTTTCAGGTGGTAGAGAAGCTGCTTTTCCTGGCGAACGGCGGATCATGATCCCTTCTCCCAAGGTAGCTACCTATGACTTAAAGCCAGAGATGAGTGCTAATGAGCTAACCGAAGCCATTGTAGCAGATATTAATACCAATCAGCCTGATTTCATTTGCCTAAATTATGCCAATACAGATATGGTTGGGCATACAGGTGTTTTTTCAGCAGCCGTCAAAGCGGCAGAAACGGTTGACAAATGTGTGGAACAACTCATTACGACTGCTTTAGCACATGACTATACGGCTATCATTATTGCCGACCATGGGAATTCTGATTATATGATTAATGAGGATGGTTCACCGAATACGGCTCATACCAAGAACCCTGTGCCTTGTATTTTTGTTAGAAAGGATACAAGGGGAATACAGCTGAAAAATGGTAAG
- a CDS encoding PLP-dependent aminotransferase family protein yields MLPWKTIIHIDRASSKAVYLQIVNAIVREISQGRLQSGQRLPGTRKLAELLSINRKTAIIAYEELMAQGWIEIASSSGTFVADHLSIKRVEKLPTPFVRSKIPPPTAVLPGYLPEVELYKTPPPHHLQLNDGIPDVRLVPMNNLLKYYRAAINSFVGRKLLGYGDVQGQIKLREVLAQYLHQTRGLNCNADQIMITRGSNMAIFLSFYTLLQAGDKVVVTSPNYRSANWAVLATGGQLVTVGVDESGIKVEEVGAICKKEKIRAVYVTPHHHYPTTVTLSAERRMQLLALAEQYDFVILEDDYDYSFRYDSAPILPLASVDNSGHVFYIGSLSKLLAPAIRVGYLVAPAQVIAQMTKIRRLIDRQGDLPMEYALAQFIQDGELQRHLKKVVKIYHKRRDLFCQLLEAHLADFLQFKQPEGGMSIWGQFLHPTDYHTLIEACLRHGLYLNVAHEFLETHRGLRLGFASLNEKEMEEVIEILAKCLVK; encoded by the coding sequence GTGTTGCCTTGGAAAACAATTATCCATATTGATCGTGCAAGTAGCAAAGCGGTGTATTTGCAAATTGTAAATGCAATTGTTCGAGAAATTAGCCAGGGGCGATTGCAATCAGGGCAGCGATTGCCTGGTACCCGAAAACTGGCAGAATTGCTCTCCATTAATCGCAAAACGGCCATTATAGCTTATGAAGAATTAATGGCGCAGGGCTGGATAGAAATTGCTTCTTCCAGCGGAACTTTTGTAGCAGACCATCTTTCCATCAAGCGCGTCGAAAAATTACCTACACCATTTGTTAGGAGCAAAATACCACCGCCAACAGCTGTTTTACCAGGCTATTTACCGGAAGTAGAATTATATAAAACGCCACCGCCGCATCACCTCCAGTTAAATGATGGCATTCCGGATGTACGTTTGGTCCCGATGAACAATTTACTAAAATATTACCGGGCGGCCATTAACAGTTTTGTGGGACGCAAATTATTAGGCTATGGAGATGTACAAGGACAGATAAAATTGCGAGAAGTATTAGCTCAATACCTCCACCAAACCAGGGGATTGAATTGTAATGCAGATCAAATTATGATTACCAGAGGGAGTAATATGGCCATTTTTCTTAGCTTCTATACCCTTTTGCAAGCAGGTGATAAAGTGGTGGTAACTAGCCCTAACTATCGGTCGGCTAATTGGGCGGTATTGGCTACCGGCGGGCAATTGGTGACGGTGGGCGTAGATGAGTCTGGCATAAAAGTCGAGGAAGTTGGTGCTATTTGCAAGAAAGAAAAAATACGAGCTGTTTATGTAACCCCTCACCATCATTATCCCACTACGGTTACCTTGAGTGCCGAACGTCGGATGCAATTATTGGCCTTGGCGGAGCAATATGATTTTGTGATTTTAGAAGATGACTACGACTATTCTTTTCGTTATGATAGTGCCCCGATTCTGCCTTTGGCTAGTGTAGACAATAGCGGCCATGTTTTCTATATAGGTTCGCTTAGTAAGCTATTGGCACCAGCCATTCGCGTGGGGTATTTGGTTGCCCCAGCGCAGGTGATAGCGCAAATGACCAAAATTCGCCGATTGATTGATCGGCAAGGCGATCTCCCCATGGAATATGCGCTGGCTCAGTTCATACAAGACGGGGAATTACAGCGGCACCTGAAAAAAGTTGTTAAAATTTACCACAAGCGCAGGGATTTATTTTGTCAGTTGTTGGAAGCGCACCTTGCTGATTTTCTTCAATTTAAACAGCCAGAAGGCGGGATGTCTATCTGGGGGCAATTTTTGCATCCTACCGATTACCATACCCTAATCGAAGCTTGTCTTCGTCACGGCCTTTACCTCAATGTGGCGCATGAATTTCTGGAAACACACCGTGGCCTCCGCTTGGGCTTCGCTTCTTTAAATGAAAAGGAAATGGAAGAAGTCATTGAGATTTTGGCCAAGTGCCTTGTAAAATAA
- a CDS encoding DUF4783 domain-containing protein, protein MKTLLFLMIFSSLNATNDFSLAGITRAMNTGDADALGAFFDNSIELSVLDQEDIYSKAQAIQMLKDFFAKHQPKSFSQLHHGSAPTNDSQYCIGNLVTSDMTYRVYIYMKMSGEKTVIQEIRFDKE, encoded by the coding sequence ATGAAAACGCTATTATTTTTAATGATTTTTTCATCCCTTAATGCCACCAACGATTTCAGTTTGGCAGGTATTACCCGTGCCATGAACACAGGAGATGCGGATGCTTTGGGGGCCTTTTTTGACAACTCCATTGAGTTATCGGTGCTTGATCAAGAAGACATTTACAGTAAAGCGCAAGCAATACAAATGCTAAAAGATTTTTTTGCAAAGCATCAACCAAAGTCTTTCAGTCAACTCCATCATGGTTCAGCCCCTACAAATGATTCCCAATACTGTATTGGGAACCTGGTTACCTCTGACATGACCTACCGAGTCTACATTTACATGAAAATGAGTGGAGAAAAAACGGTGATACAAGAAATAAGATTTGATAAGGAATAA